Proteins from a single region of Malaclemys terrapin pileata isolate rMalTer1 chromosome 23, rMalTer1.hap1, whole genome shotgun sequence:
- the EIF3G gene encoding eukaryotic translation initiation factor 3 subunit G, which translates to MPTGDYDSKPSWADQVEEEGDDDKCITSELLKDLPLKDLPLSGGLKDTPLSGGLKDTPLSGDLSADVELLKGGPLPSPKELINGNIKTITEYREEEDGRKVKIIRTFRIETRKASKAVARRKNWKKFGNSEFDAPGPNVATTTVSDDVFMTFITSKEDLNCQEEEDPMNKLKGQKIVSCRICKGDHWTTRCPYKDTLGPMQKELAEQLGLSTGEKEKLPGEPEPVQAQQSKTGKYVPPSLRDGASRRGESMQPNRRADDNATIRVTNLSEDTRETDLQELFRPFGSISRIYLAKDKTTGQSKGFAFISFHRREDAARAIAGVSGFGYDHLILNVEWAKPSTN; encoded by the exons ATGCCGACGGGGGACTACGa CTCGAAGCCCAGCTGGGCCGaccaggtggaggaggagggagatgacG ACAAATGCATCACCAGCGAGCTGCTGAAGGACCTCCCCCTGAAAGACCTTCCCCTGAGCGGGGGGCTGAAGGACACCCCCCTGAGCGGGGGGCTGAAGGACACCCCCCTGAGCGGGGACCTTAGCGCAGATGTTGAGCTGCTGAAAGGAG gtcccctcccatccccaaaagaGCTCATCAACGGGAACATCAAAACCATCACCGAGTaccgggaggaggaggatgggcgcAAGGTGAAG ATCATCCGCACCTTCCGAATTGAGACCAGGAAGGCCTCCAAGGCTGTGGCACGGCGGAAG AATTGGAAGAAATTCGGCAACTCTGAGTTTGATGCTCCGGGCCCCAATGTGGCCACGACCACGGTGAGCGATGACGTCTTCATGACCTTCATCACCAGCAAGGag GACCTGAACtgccaggaggaggaggacccCATGAACAAGCTGAAGGGGCAGAAGATCGTGTCGTGCCGGATCTGCAAGGGCGACCACTGGACGACGCGCTGCCCCTACAAGGACACGCTGGGCCCTATGCAGAAGGAGCTGGCTGAGCAGCTGGGCCTGTCCACGGGCGAGAAGGAGAAGCTTCCAGGAG AACCGGAGCCGGTGCAGGCCCAGCAGAGCAAGACGGGGAAGTATGTCCCGCCCAGCCTGCGTGACGGAGCCAGCCGCCGCGGGGAGTCCATGCAGCCCAACCGCCGGG CCGATGACAACGCCACCATCCGGGTCACCAACCTGTCGGAGGACACGCGGGAGACCGACCTGCAGGAGCTGTTCCGCCCCTTCGGCTCCATCTCCAGGATCTACCTGGCCAAGGACAAGACCACGGGGCAGTCCAAG GGCTTCGCCTTCATCAGCTTCCACCGGCGCGAGGATGCCGCCCGCGCCATCGCTGGTGTCTCCGGCTTTGGCTATGACCACCTCATCCTCAACGTGGAATGGGCCAA accctccaccaactGA